A window of Rosa rugosa chromosome 7, drRosRugo1.1, whole genome shotgun sequence genomic DNA:
ATTTTGGGCAAGAGAGTTATTGGTAAATTCCACAGTAGTTTCACCGTCAACTACTGGCACAATAATTGATGAGTGTGGATGTTGGAATCTCGTGGATGTTTTGCTGAACTACTTGGCTAGTAGTTACTGAAGAACTACTGGAGGGAGACATTTAATTCTTTCTTATCAGTTAGTACATAATTTTGAAtatctgaaagaaaaaaatctctatGTATTGGGATGTATGATTGATGATTCAGTCATTATATCCTTGAAATTAGGGTCTGTCTTAGCTAGCTAGGGACCCAAGAGTTCACATGCCCCTGTACTAGAACATAGTGTCTTCCACTCCATTTCCAACTGTCCTCAGTGTTCAAGGCCCCTCAATACATTTTAGCAAAGGTTAAAGCAAAGCTCCAATTGGCATCTCAAAAAACCTCAGCTGCCACTTCCTTTTGTGTTTGTGGGTCACAAATCTAAGCTTCAGAAACTTCAATGGTGCCATCAGCGATGGTTTCCTTATAATCAGCAACAGCTTTCACTGTTTGTGGGTTACAATTCACAAATTTGTGTTTGTGCTTTGCGGTGCCATTTTTTTCTGGGTATTTTACTTACAATTTGAAAAGGGAAAGAAATAAAGGTGTAAATTATTGAGTGGACAATAATTTAGGAATAGTAGTGAAGTCAGATCACTGAAACAAAGTATTGAAACGAGGGTCGGGTTGGGTTGGGTTGGTGGTGCTCCCAGCTATCCAAACATGATGGGTGGTTGGGGTGTCTCAGTTGATAAATTTGTGTACCCTCAAATTCCAAAACTGTCTTTTTCCTTTATCtgtttttatctctttcattGCTTTTGCCACCTTTCTATATAGGCCCTGGGCCCTGTCCCTCAGCCCTGCCCTGCCCTGCCCAAGGGCATCTAGTTATCTGCATGCGCATTAGGTCCATCCCTTCTATTAGCTAAGCTAAATGCAGATCATCAACTAGCCAATTATCTTGCTTTTAACATGTAAAATTAGGGTTTGTCCAATGTGATATCACCTATTTGTATGTACTtttcaatttaaatttctaGTCACCTATGTGTATTTAGGTAGGATTGTATTCACAAGGTTCCTAAAGTAGGCAATCCCtaccttgaaaaaaaaaaaaaaaaaaattgttatgtTTGTTAAAGGGTTGTAATGTTCTTGTAAAACAAATTTACTCTGCATATATATTTGTCTGCCCCTTCACATGTCTTGTTTTCTACTCTTACCTCAGCATATACACAATTACCTATGTATATTACTTCTAGCATTTAGGTGTTTCCACTGTGATATCAAACACTTAGTTCTTTgtacttcaaagttcaaattatGGAAAACCaatgaaaatttttctatgcATCGATAGTGTAAGTAAATCAACATATCTTAACCATTGATATTTATAGGCAACATTTTAATGTTATTCAACCATCTATTACGTCAATGCACTGAATACTCTTTCAAGAACTAATTAGTTATCTACATATATTATTTTGCGTCACCATGTAGGAAGGCATTCAAAAAAGGGTTATAGAGCAGTCATCTTCAATTAAGGTCATAGATGTTCTCAACTACCTTATATGTATTGTTATTCTCTTTATAGAGTCTATCAAAAAGTTGGCGTGATGGAGTTCTTAACCTAACCACCAACAAACTGGGATTGCAAACTGGCTAAACATGCCCTTCAATCCAGCCTGTTCCACTTAACTTGGAAACAATTCAAATCTGAAGGTGCATGATGAGTGATGAACTGATGACCATTCGCTCCTGAAGTTTGAAACTTAGAGCTGAGGAGGACTACACAGCATAAGTATAAATACAAACAAATACACACAATTATAATCATATACATTAATTGACTTTGTACTTTATATTTGTGAGGCAGTCCACTTGCTTTTCTGGTGAAAAATAATACTAGGGGCATCTGTCAGATTCCCAAAAGTATGTCTCCTGGGTTCTTAGCCACGTGACTGTGTTCCgagttatatatatttttctttgttcttgggACAttacatgtatgtatatatacctGTGTATATATTGTTCAATTTGATCACCAATGACGTGATAGAATTACGACACAGATCATAATATGATTAACTAAGCCAGAAGATCTGCGACTGACTCAAACCCCATCAGCATCTGGATTAATAAACCTGATTAGGGTTTATGGATTTAAGGATAAAGAATCGTGCACAGtgtttttttataattttagaAATGGGATTTGTGTAAGAGAAAGACAGGTTTTCAGGTACGTACAGTCAGAGTACAGGTTTGAAAGCTAGAAGAGAAATTAAACATCATCGGTTGGAGGGTAGAGATCAGTAAAGTATCTGGCAAATCTGGCaagttattgttttgttttcagaATACtatgcagagagaaagagagtatCAAATTCAAGGCCACCGACTGGAAAACCCGAAACCCTAAGCAGTAGCAGTAGGGTTCTATTGTAATTGATTCTTCTGCATATCTATTGGCAACCACATTTATCCATTGTTTTCCTGTCATCTTTTTATTCAAAAGAAGCATATTTCAGTTTTTGGGATGATCTGATAGAGCAGGTACTAAAGCTGCACGTAGATATATTCTCCATGGCGATCTTGTGAAATGGGATGAACATGGATGCCAGCTGCAAAACTAATTAAAGGCTAAAAGCCATATTTACAGGCTTTTAAATTAAAAGAATTTACAGCCGAATTGAATTATACCAtccaaaattgaaaacaaaattttacATTGCTCCATTCGAGAAGACAATCGAGTATATTTATTATCGACCATTAGGTGTTCATGAACACACTCACTCTCCTCTCTTTAAGTTTATATATACTAGCGTCATATCCGTGTGGTGTCCGGAGTAATAATATAAATACGTTTTTGTCTCAAATTTCAGTCACTAAAGAGAATAAAAGTTTAGAAACTACCTACAACAATTTATGGATTAAAATGTGTTTCTAAtcactcttttcttcttttctgatattcttttatttgattTGATACCATAATGACATTTCAGATATGATTTATATGAATTAAGGTTTATTTTTgggccaatgataaaagaggtcattttaaagtacTATATTATAATTCAGGATGCACAAATGTCTCcgtgataattaaggtcacctcttcacaacctaccactagagttacatttaattacaaaactgccaTCGAcagctctctctccccctcaagCCCGTctaaacctctctctctctctctctctctctatcttcttcttctccacacGGACACATACCTCGAAAGAGTGTGAATGGCGAGGATCGGTGTACGAGTTCTTGAAGCGGTGCTGACTCGCCGGTAATCGGATCACTCCAGATTGTTCAGGTCGATCCGGCGTCATGCTACTCCACTTCATCTCTTGATGTACTCGTCATGATCTGAGAGCGTGACGTTGAAATAGAACGACTAGTCGCGCTCAACGAACTGGAGGCCGATGAAGGCGTGCTTGCCGGTGCCGTCCTCGATCTTAAGGACGAAGAAGCGCGACGAGTCGAGCACGGTCTCGACGGAGGTCGTTGGAGTTTGGATCCTCTGGTCGGATCTCGCGCTGGTCCTTGCAAGACACTACCCGGAGCTGACTCATCCAGATCTTGTCGGACTTGAGCCACTCGCCGCAATTGTACCTGCCGGTTGTCGACCGCGGCGGGGTTTTGTACACGGCGACCTCGCGCACCAGCAGCAGCTTCAGAATCCTCGTCGCTGTTGTCATCCATCTCCCTCGTCACTGTGAGTTCTGGTTTTTCAGTTTTTCAATATTATTAATCAATTTTCACATGCTATAATGTATCTATGTGCTTCTGTTTGGTAGATTACTTGCTTTATTGCCTGAGAATTTAGAGATTCTGTTTCCCATAATAGATTAAAGTAGTAGTATTGATTATATGCGAACAAATCTTCAATTTGCTTTGACTTTATCTTATGGACTACCAGTACTGTTAATCTTGGTTACTGGCTCAAGAAGTATATGGGGTTAGAAATTGATTTTCTGTTTCATAATAGTAAACGCTGCTGCTATATTGCTTTTAAGATGTCATTATGTTTGTTGCTAATGGTACCTCTGCTTCATTTTTGATAAGGAAACAATATTATGTTACTTCATTGGTTCAATCTGCTTTGTACTTTTATGTGGGCCGTCATCTTTTTTTAATCTACTGAAGAAGATAAATTTCCTTTTTATAAATGATTAGAGTTTATCATCCAAATATAAAAGGTGAAAAATTTAGTTTAGATTGGTGTTAACTTTTAAtcatgatatattgatatataaagATTGGTCAGTTATGATGTTGTTTGCATGTAAGTAATGAAAGTTGTGATAGAGAATATAGCAATCTCCTGCTTCTTTATTAAATTGAAAACCTTTACCACATGTTTATACTGAATTAAATATCCTGTATTATTGGTTC
This region includes:
- the LOC133720905 gene encoding uncharacterized protein LOC133720905, producing the protein MKACLPVPSSILRTKKRDESSTVSTEVVGVWILWSDLALVLARHYPELTHPDLVGLEPLAAIVPAGCRPRRGFVHGDLAHQQQLQNPRRCCHPSPSSLCLRPMRLNSSRAGRIMHIGNVKKATGMPVSSNFQTMEYLIVLMALCNKKECHVRMSC